Genomic DNA from Desulfovibrio sp. JC022:
CTCTTCGCCCGCATTGGCTGTTCCATAAAATTCCCGCTGCAAAGGATGCTTAAGCCATTCACGCACTCCTTCCCACTTTGAAACAAGCACAGCCTCGTCCGCCCATGCAAAAACCGCAAACCGGGCATCATCGTAAAGCCCTGCGGGAATATCCAGCAGATCACTACGGTCATCCATGCGGCTGATCAGGCCCCTAACATCATCACGCACCTGCCCGTACTCCACCCCGACCATTTCCGGTGATCCGGTCAGGAGCCTGATGTAGGTAAAGAGTTCGAGGAAGCAATCGGAGAGGTGCATATTTTTATCCCCTCATAGCGGCAATGTAGACCGCAAGGTCACTGGGTGCGCTGTCCCAATAAAGGGAAAGACTTCCTGAACGGACGACATCCTCCCAATGCGGGGAGTCCGTATCAATACGGAAGCACAAGGCCCCTTTAGACCTCGGCAGACCGGGTGGCAGATTTTCCATATGGATCATACCGATCCCCTGCACCGCACGGGCCAGCAGGGTACTCATGCCGTGGGTGGCGGAAAGCTTGGCAATTTTCAGCAGCTCCGGCAAAGCCTGTTCCGGATTTTCGGTCTTGACCAACAACCAGAAGGTATTTCCGGCTGCAAAGGCCCGTTCCGGCATCTCCACAGTAAAATATGGATCGCTGAAAACAAACTGGCTCATGAATTCCGGTCCGGCGGTCAGGCTGTCCAGAATGTTAGTCACGATTTCGCGGGCTTTTTCAAAGCAGGGACCGATGTTTTCATGATCGTAATCAGGCAGGATCTTCTGCCCGTCCGGCCCTTCGCCAAGGGCGGACATCTCCCGCGAAAACGAGGATAATTCCCCTATCATCTGGCGCAGCAGCCCGAAAGCATGCCATGGATGGATATGCGGGGCCGTGGCAAAATGATCCAATTGCGGGGCGTAACGATTCAGGCTGCGCAAAACCAGCAAAAATACCGTGGAAGTGAAATCAAGATCACCGGACCCGAGTCCGGCAGGATTTTTATACTGCTCCAGCCTGCGGCAGCGCGAAGCCACCTGATCGCTGATATCGCTGAACACATGGCAGAGCCAGCGGGAAGCACTCAGGGTAATACAAGGCGGCACAAAGCTCTCATCAAGACGCACTTCCTGCACATCACGCTCCAGCCGGGCCAGCGGGATTATGTTGTAGGCCCCCAGATCGTCCAACTCGTCTTCCCAGAACAGCCGCAGTACGTAACGCATGGGTTTGAGCTGAGCCGCTGGACCGCTGCCCAGCAAATCCGGCTGCTCCACCGGGTCCGGGGAAACAGCATACATGGTATTCACCGAAGCGGCAGTATCTTCAACCTGCGAAACATTGCCCCCTTCCGGGTTCCATTTACGAAGCCCCAGATAGACCATGAACGGCTTTCCGCCTTCTTCCCAGGCCTTATCAAAGGAACGTGGCTCAATATGGGCGTTACCCGGAAAGGTTACCAGATGTCCGTCATCAAAAAGAACTTCAATCTCAGTTACTTCTATCTGCCTGCGCTCAAGTGCCCCTTTACGGATTTTAAGACCGGCAACACCCCAAAAATAAGGCATTCCGTACTGACGCAAGGCCCGGAAACGATGCAACTGATGCAGGTCCGAAAGCTGGAAATGCTGCGGCTGCAAAAATAATCCCTGATGCCAGAAAAGCGGCTTATCAGCATGCATTTCCTACTCCCCCACCTTTTGCATTTCATTGGGGCCGAGAATGATCATGCCATCCAGTTTGGCCGGGGCGTACCACGTATCCCCCCACCAGAGCATGCCGGTTTCACTCACATCCATAGGGATCTGCCAGGTACGCGAAGCCTTGCCCTGCAAATCATAATATCCGGCCACCACACCTACGAACTTTGTGCCCTCGGCCCGGTCCATAACTATTGTGGAATTCTTTCCAGGCTGCACAAACTCACGCTTAACCTGCGTGACACTGGGATCAAAAGAAGTACAATTGAACAGCTTTTCCATTCCGGTGGAAGTCCCGGTCAATTCATTGAATTTACTCAGATTTGAAAGCTGATAAAAACAGAGCAGCAGCGAATGCGGTGCCCCGTCATATTCATTTAAATTCTTATCCACACCAAGCTTAAAGGAAACTGCATTAATCTGGTAAGTCCACTTCATCTGTTCCGGACTTGCTGCGGGTGTGGTCACGGTTGTGGGGTTTACCGGTTTTTTCTTTCCGCCACAGCTGCAAACAACCACAAGCAGTAATAACAGGAGTATCAGTAATCTGCCGCGCACAATCCGCCCTCCGATTGCATAGTTGGAACCACTAAAAGAGAATTCAGTACTTAATATCAATTTACACGGAAAAGAACTTTATGTCGACGGCTGATACAATTTAACTGCAAAACTGCAACTCTTTATTTCCCCGAAGAGCAAGATGCGCTAATATGGTTGCAATTCCTGTCTGCAATACAACCACAGTGAGGTTTTCATGCATATTGAACTGCCGGCTTTCAAAATACTGGCACTGGCTCCGTTCTCCCCTACACTGGAAACGGACAATCCCCCGCGCATGAAGGCTGGCCCGTCTTCCCTTGACCAAGCACTCACAGAACTCCAGCCAACTCTGGATATCCCGCTGGACCGGAGCCAATTCCCCGTGGCAAATATTAGCATCTGCATCAGCAGGCTGGCTGATTTCAGACCCAAGAACATCAGCAAGACCTCGGTTTTCAAGGTTATTATTAACCAGATGGCTAAAGAATCCCCCCCGTCAGAACAATCAACCGCATCCAACCAAAGATATTCCGCACTGCTGGACGATATCCTTTCCATGGTTGACAGCGAACAATCAGAACAACAATCTCCAAGCACAATAAGCCAGCACGAAAGACCCAAAAACGAACTCCTGAAAGCAATCTTCGCCGATCCCGCCTTCAGAAAAATGGAAGCCGCATGGCGCGGGCTGGAATTGCTGGGACGGCAGGTCCCCTCCGGCAGCAAGACCAGTGTGGAATTCATGCTTGTCCCTGTCACTGAGAACAACCTGCTTCCGGTTTTGAATAAACTTGAGGAAGAGCTTGGCGCATCACCGCCGGATCTGGTTCTGCTGGATCACGGTTTAAGCAATACCCCCCGGTCCATGGAAATTCTGGAAAGGATTATGAATTTCGCAGAATCCATGCTGGCCCCGGCAATAATTGCGTTCGGACCGCAATTCCTTGAGCTGCAAAACTGGGCTGAAACAGACAAGCTGCCCTTCATCCCCACCCTGCTGGAAGGAGCGGAGTATGGACGCTGGAAAACCCTGCGCCAACAACCTGCCGCAGGATGGATCATGGGCTGTGCCGGGTCGATCATGGGCAGGACCATGCATGGGACGGAAGCCGGTTTTGATAACACCTCCCTTTCCGAACGGGGTCCGCTCTGGGTCAGTTCCGTCTGGGCCGCAGCAGCACTTTGCGCGCGCAGTTTATCTGAATATGGCAGAGGTACGCTTTTCTCCAACCATTCCAGTGTCCGACTGGAAGGACTGCCGCTTGCGGAAGGACCAAAACCATCCCCGATAAATCCCCCCATCGGCACAGAACGGATCAAGGATTTCCGGCAGGCTGGAATAAACACCTTAGCCTTCAATGGCGATCAGGCTTTCCTGCTCGGTGCGGTTTCCATGGACGGCGGACCAATTAATGTACGGCTCTACCTGTCTCGGCTGATTCATTTCCTGATCCTATTGTCTACTGAAAAACGCAAAGAATTCAGCGACATTGAAATGCAATTAACAGAAGCAGTGTCACTCTTTCTACAAAAGCAGGGCTACCCGGAACCCCATGATTTGAGCATAAAAAAAGGAGAACCGTCCGGCGAGACGGTTCCCCTTGAAATTTCACTCAGCCCCGGACCGGAAATTCTGCCCGGAAATGCACCCATTAGTTTTGGGTTTAATTGGTAAAACAGATTTGATGCGCTACGCGCTTTTTATTAAAACGAGCATGCCTCCGGCGGCTTAAACCCTTTGAAAAGGGTTTAAGAATCCCAAACTTTTTTAATAAGGCTTCGCCACGTTCTATGGTAGTACTTCACTTGCTTCAGGTCATTTAAGTTGAAGTGAATAAAATTCCGCGTCATCGCCGTCCGGGAATTCTCCGAAGAGCAGTGCTTCCGGTGTTCCGCTGACTTTTACGAAATATGATTCATTTTCGCTCAACTCGTTTTTCACGGCCCAGCCGATAAATTCCTTGCCGCCCAGTTCCATCTTCAAACCCTTCATGGGATAATTGAGCACGCATTTTTCCGGCAATTGTCCGGCAGGGCCCACGCCGTGTGCCCCTATTCCAGCATCAGAGTCGTCGCCATCACAAACTCCCAGCAATGCGCCTTTCCATTCGTGGCCCGGAGCAGGCCCTACTTCCAGCCACAGCCCCAGACTTGGCAGGGAGTAAAGATCAAAACGGTATTCTGCTGCGACTTTCTTAATCGGCATATTGGCCTTGGCTGCCAGCTTGGCACCCAGTTTTGCCTCATCCACAACTTCCGCGCCGCGCAGCATGGTCGGCAGGGTTGCGGGATCAAGTTCGCCGTCATCGCAGATGCACAGGATCGGAAAACCGTGCCCGCGCCTAGCCTGCACAGCCGCAGCCAGCAACCCCAGACCAAAACGGGTTTCCGGGTTTTCAAAGCTGGCCTTGCCGCCCTTGATCAGCCAGACACCCACTTCCGGTTTTTCCATTTCGCCGATAGGTCCGGCCCATTCCATTTTCTCAAGATTATCGGACCAGAAATGACCGTTCACGCCAAGGCCGTAACGGGTAACAGTCTGGAACAGACCCTTACCCTTGGCTTCGTCTTTTTCGAGTATTGATATGAAAATTGATTTTGCCATGCTCCCCCCTAACCTAAAGTCAGCACAGTAACTTGACTTGGAACAGCGCATATTCCGGGCGCGTTGGGTAATACCGCAAGGCAATTCTGCCCGGTCACGCTGGTCAGCCGTTGCACGGGTATGCCATCGGCAAGAATGGTGATGCAGCCGACAATGTACTCGGTCTGCCCCGACTCCAGATGTGAGACCACTCCCATTTCAACGCCGGGTTCATCACCTTCACTGACCAAGCCCAGCGAAAGTTGATTCAAGGTTGGCATGCAATCACAAAGCACATTATAAGCTGCCGGAGCCGAAGTCGCAGACTCGGCAATGTTCGGATAAGGAATCGGTACCGGAACCGGACCTGCCGGGGTCAGGCAGACATCCGGGAAACCCATGTCCATCCCAGCTCCCATGGTAAGCGCAAACATATATCACTCCTTGGTCAGAGATAAAATCCCAATTGCACAAGACTAGCCCATGTGAATTAACTCACCGTCAACTTTCACATGTTCCTCGGAAACGATCATGGTATTCTTGCTCTGCATAGTCAGGGTCTCATCCACCAACTGCCTGCGGGACTCAGCCTGACAATCTTCATGTTCCTTGGTGAACCGGAAATAGTTAACCACCCTGCGGGTAAATTCACGGCTGACATCATCCACATTCCCGGCCACACGCTTAACCCGCTCCACGTTACTGTTGAACAAACGTGAAGTAAGGGAAACCTTACCCGCTGAAATTTCAACTTCATTGGAATGCAAGGCAGCCTTATCGCTGATGCAGTTCAATTCATCGTCAGCAGCAATGGTCAGACTTCCGTTCGTACTCCTTAAAGTAAGATCACCTTCAACTTCCAGAGAAGTCGCTGTCTCCGCAGCTCTGCTGAGTACGGACAGAATCCAAACCCCGCCCTGTGCGTCCACAGAAAGAAGCACGGAATCACCAGCTTCCGGGCTGACCAGACAACTGACCGCCTTCTGCGCTTCAAGTTCTCCAAGGGAAGTTTCAACCACAACACCGGCGTCAGCCAAAATCACCCGCCCATACTCAAGCTGAGGACTGACTGCTTCATGCTTTTTCGCCAAATTATTCATATCTTCTCCTTTATCCTCCGTGCACCCAGTTTTCGGCTTCTTCCATATCTTTATCCGTGCCTTGCAGCATAATCAGGGACGCACCATCCCAGTGCGTGCCTTTCTCAATTATACGATGCAGCTTGGCCCGATACATGGAAGCCCTGCTGAAATCCGCATGGGTCAGGTCCGCATGCGAAAAATCCGAATGCTGCAAACTGGTTCCGACAAATTTAGTGGCCTGACAAATCGCCTTGGCAAAAATGGCATGCACCATGGTTGCCCCGGTAAAATCGGCAATGGTGGCATCAGCCCCGCCGAAATAAGACTTGGTCAGATCCGCACGGCTGAAATCCGCTTCACGCAAAACAGCTCCGCTAAACATGCAACTCCGCAATGTTGCCCCGGAAAGATCGGCCCCGGTGAGGTCCGCGCCCATAAAATTGGACATGGTCATGTCGGCCCCGGAGAGGTTGGCCCCGCGCAGGTTGGCACTATCCAACAGCACCTGCGAAAAAAGCTGTCCGGAAATATCCTGATTCTCCAAATCCGCCTCGCGCATCATTATCTTGAAATAGGTTCCGCCCTTGAATTTCGTGCCCTTAAAGGAAGAGCCGTTGAAAACTACCCGGTCCAGATTCGCTCCAAAGAAGTCAGCCCCGTCCAGATCGGAATGAGAAAGCACAGTTTTGACGATCTTCATGGAACGCATATTCGCGCCTTTAAAATTTGAATGCTGGGCCATGGACCATGTTAATTCCGCACCGGAAAAATCAGCCCCGCTGAAATCGGCCTTCTGGAGCATAGCCATGTGGATTTTTGTTTCCTTAAAAGAAGCCCCGGCAAAGTTCATACCTTGGAAATTAAGCTTGGTCAGGTCGCTTCCATCAAAACGGGCCTCGTTGAATTCACAATTCTTGAATCCGGTTTTGAGGATATTGGCACCTGAAAGGTCCGCACCATGCAACTTCACATTGTGGAAACGCCCCCCGGTAAGGTCCGCGCCGGAAAGGTCGGCCCCGGAAAGATCCACATTGCGCAGAGTCTGGTTATCGGCAATTGCCGCAAGTATCTGTTCGCGATTCAATATGCTCATGAGTCGTCATCCAGCAGTTCGAGTTTACCATGCAGCTGGCTGCGCTTTAAATTGGCAGCCTCAAAACGGGTATCACCAAGCACGGATTTGTAGAAATCCACTGCAAAAAGGTTAGAGCCGCGCAGGTCGGTATCCACCAGCCGGGCTTTGCGCATACCGCCCATGTGGATATTGGCTGCCCGCATGGATGCGGCTTCAAGGTTACTTTTGGT
This window encodes:
- the tssK gene encoding type VI secretion system baseplate subunit TssK encodes the protein MHADKPLFWHQGLFLQPQHFQLSDLHQLHRFRALRQYGMPYFWGVAGLKIRKGALERRQIEVTEIEVLFDDGHLVTFPGNAHIEPRSFDKAWEEGGKPFMVYLGLRKWNPEGGNVSQVEDTAASVNTMYAVSPDPVEQPDLLGSGPAAQLKPMRYVLRLFWEDELDDLGAYNIIPLARLERDVQEVRLDESFVPPCITLSASRWLCHVFSDISDQVASRCRRLEQYKNPAGLGSGDLDFTSTVFLLVLRSLNRYAPQLDHFATAPHIHPWHAFGLLRQMIGELSSFSREMSALGEGPDGQKILPDYDHENIGPCFEKAREIVTNILDSLTAGPEFMSQFVFSDPYFTVEMPERAFAAGNTFWLLVKTENPEQALPELLKIAKLSATHGMSTLLARAVQGIGMIHMENLPPGLPRSKGALCFRIDTDSPHWEDVVRSGSLSLYWDSAPSDLAVYIAAMRG
- the tssJ gene encoding type VI secretion system lipoprotein TssJ; protein product: MRGRLLILLLLLLVVVCSCGGKKKPVNPTTVTTPAASPEQMKWTYQINAVSFKLGVDKNLNEYDGAPHSLLLCFYQLSNLSKFNELTGTSTGMEKLFNCTSFDPSVTQVKREFVQPGKNSTIVMDRAEGTKFVGVVAGYYDLQGKASRTWQIPMDVSETGMLWWGDTWYAPAKLDGMIILGPNEMQKVGE
- a CDS encoding type VI secretion system contractile sheath large subunit, with product MHIELPAFKILALAPFSPTLETDNPPRMKAGPSSLDQALTELQPTLDIPLDRSQFPVANISICISRLADFRPKNISKTSVFKVIINQMAKESPPSEQSTASNQRYSALLDDILSMVDSEQSEQQSPSTISQHERPKNELLKAIFADPAFRKMEAAWRGLELLGRQVPSGSKTSVEFMLVPVTENNLLPVLNKLEEELGASPPDLVLLDHGLSNTPRSMEILERIMNFAESMLAPAIIAFGPQFLELQNWAETDKLPFIPTLLEGAEYGRWKTLRQQPAAGWIMGCAGSIMGRTMHGTEAGFDNTSLSERGPLWVSSVWAAAALCARSLSEYGRGTLFSNHSSVRLEGLPLAEGPKPSPINPPIGTERIKDFRQAGINTLAFNGDQAFLLGAVSMDGGPINVRLYLSRLIHFLILLSTEKRKEFSDIEMQLTEAVSLFLQKQGYPEPHDLSIKKGEPSGETVPLEISLSPGPEILPGNAPISFGFNW
- a CDS encoding DUF4150 domain-containing protein, which codes for MFALTMGAGMDMGFPDVCLTPAGPVPVPIPYPNIAESATSAPAAYNVLCDCMPTLNQLSLGLVSEGDEPGVEMGVVSHLESGQTEYIVGCITILADGIPVQRLTSVTGQNCLAVLPNAPGICAVPSQVTVLTLG
- a CDS encoding DUF3540 domain-containing protein, with the translated sequence MNNLAKKHEAVSPQLEYGRVILADAGVVVETSLGELEAQKAVSCLVSPEAGDSVLLSVDAQGGVWILSVLSRAAETATSLEVEGDLTLRSTNGSLTIAADDELNCISDKAALHSNEVEISAGKVSLTSRLFNSNVERVKRVAGNVDDVSREFTRRVVNYFRFTKEHEDCQAESRRQLVDETLTMQSKNTMIVSEEHVKVDGELIHMG
- a CDS encoding pentapeptide repeat-containing protein — translated: MSILNREQILAAIADNQTLRNVDLSGADLSGADLTGGRFHNVKLHGADLSGANILKTGFKNCEFNEARFDGSDLTKLNFQGMNFAGASFKETKIHMAMLQKADFSGADFSGAELTWSMAQHSNFKGANMRSMKIVKTVLSHSDLDGADFFGANLDRVVFNGSSFKGTKFKGGTYFKIMMREADLENQDISGQLFSQVLLDSANLRGANLSGADMTMSNFMGADLTGADLSGATLRSCMFSGAVLREADFSRADLTKSYFGGADATIADFTGATMVHAIFAKAICQATKFVGTSLQHSDFSHADLTHADFSRASMYRAKLHRIIEKGTHWDGASLIMLQGTDKDMEEAENWVHGG